The following are from one region of the Streptomyces changanensis genome:
- a CDS encoding DUF3152 domain-containing protein — MGRHSRKGPAPTDRGVDRSTATAAAQGGRRRRGPATTPPAPAPGQAAPQAARAPQAPQRQPEGIQQPQDRQQQPQSPTSGQYGYGHAHDQGTPAHGTATPYSTPRDARGGHPEQREPGGGWGAAPYAPQEQPVAAAQPRIAQAAPRVPGPRREFVEAFDGPVPQEARPGDGVDVVAGGGVGAAGGRRRRDHRRDGAPATGTAPAAAGPHAPADGGGPVAHDAPADGAGDAGSEGAPGEDRKGGRSRTYTGIAAAAVTTVLAVVVAGQVTEARQDGRTGQAADAPDLRPGEDAASRSDQRPTPPLVVPSRPAVPVEPPTYDQLMARQFPLAPALKGTGAFEAVPGADPAPGKGQKVRYRVDVEKGLGLDGKLFATAVQKTLNDPRSWAHGGAMTFERISTGRPDFVVTLASPGTTGVWCAKSGLDTTIDNVSCDSASTDRVMINAYRWAQGAETFGPKAMLAYRQMLINHEIGHRLGHNHRTCQTPGAPAPVMQQQTKSLEIDGVKCRPNPWVYPGE; from the coding sequence GTGGGACGACATAGCCGCAAAGGCCCCGCACCCACCGACCGGGGGGTCGACCGCAGTACCGCGACCGCCGCCGCACAGGGCGGCCGCCGCCGCAGGGGACCGGCGACGACACCGCCGGCACCGGCACCGGGGCAGGCCGCACCACAGGCCGCACGGGCGCCTCAGGCCCCGCAGCGGCAGCCCGAAGGCATCCAGCAGCCACAGGACCGGCAGCAGCAGCCGCAGTCGCCGACGTCCGGGCAGTACGGCTACGGCCACGCCCACGACCAGGGCACCCCGGCGCACGGCACCGCCACCCCCTACTCCACGCCCCGTGACGCGCGGGGCGGTCACCCCGAGCAGCGCGAGCCGGGCGGCGGCTGGGGCGCCGCCCCGTACGCACCCCAGGAGCAGCCGGTGGCCGCGGCGCAGCCGCGCATCGCGCAGGCGGCTCCGCGCGTACCGGGTCCGCGCCGGGAGTTCGTCGAGGCGTTCGACGGGCCGGTGCCGCAGGAGGCCCGGCCCGGCGACGGCGTGGACGTGGTCGCGGGCGGCGGTGTGGGAGCCGCCGGGGGGCGTCGACGGCGCGACCACCGGCGGGACGGGGCACCGGCCACCGGTACCGCCCCGGCGGCCGCCGGCCCGCACGCCCCCGCCGACGGCGGGGGCCCGGTCGCCCACGACGCCCCGGCCGACGGCGCCGGTGACGCCGGGAGCGAGGGCGCTCCGGGCGAGGACCGCAAGGGCGGCCGGAGTCGTACGTACACCGGGATCGCGGCCGCCGCCGTCACCACCGTCCTCGCGGTCGTCGTCGCCGGTCAGGTCACCGAGGCCCGGCAGGACGGCCGCACCGGGCAGGCCGCCGACGCCCCCGACCTGCGGCCCGGCGAGGACGCCGCGTCCCGCTCCGACCAGCGGCCCACACCGCCGCTGGTGGTGCCGTCCCGCCCCGCCGTGCCCGTCGAGCCGCCGACGTACGATCAGCTGATGGCCCGCCAGTTCCCCCTGGCGCCCGCCCTCAAGGGGACCGGCGCGTTCGAGGCCGTGCCCGGGGCCGACCCGGCGCCCGGCAAGGGGCAGAAGGTCCGCTACCGCGTCGACGTGGAGAAGGGGCTCGGGCTCGACGGCAAGCTGTTCGCCACGGCCGTCCAGAAGACCCTCAATGACCCCCGCAGCTGGGCGCACGGCGGCGCCATGACGTTCGAGCGGATCTCCACCGGCCGCCCGGACTTCGTCGTCACCCTGGCGAGCCCCGGGACGACCGGCGTCTGGTGCGCCAAGTCGGGCCTCGACACGACGATCGACAACGTCTCGTGCGACTCCGCCTCCACCGACCGCGTGATGATCAACGCCTACCGCTGGGCGCAGGGCGCCGAGACCTTCGGCCCCAAGGCGATGCTCGCGTACCGGCAGATGCTGATCAACCACGAGATCGGGCACCGGTTGGGGCACAACCACCGCACCTGCCAGACGCCCGGCGCGCCCGCGCCCGTGATGCAGCAGCAGACCAAGTCGCTGGAGATCGACGGCGTCAAGTGCCGCCCCAACCCCTGGGTCTACCCGGGCGAGTGA
- a CDS encoding alpha/beta fold hydrolase produces MSRPPTFVPPPCARARVLDTARGSFAVLDAAPPADRAPAGTALLLPGYTGSKEDFVAMLEPLTEAGYRVVAVDGRGQYETSGPSVPEAYAQAELARDVLAQAEAVDAGGPVHLLGHSLGGQIARAAVLADSAPFRTLTLLSSGPAEVAPEQRQKIKLLSDALGVMDMEQVWQAMRAVDPPEDAGDPRRGDREDLRHRWLLHNPAQLVATGRQLTTEPDRVAELAALDPPLPVHVVSGERDDTWPVPLLDAMAERLGAHRTRVSGAEHSPNTDRPEETAAVVAAFWDRY; encoded by the coding sequence ATGAGCCGGCCGCCCACCTTCGTCCCGCCGCCCTGTGCCCGCGCCCGTGTCCTCGACACCGCCCGCGGCTCGTTCGCCGTGCTGGACGCGGCGCCGCCCGCGGACCGCGCGCCCGCGGGGACGGCGCTGCTCCTGCCCGGGTACACCGGCAGCAAGGAGGACTTCGTCGCCATGCTGGAGCCGCTGACCGAAGCGGGGTACCGGGTCGTGGCCGTGGACGGACGGGGCCAGTACGAGACGTCGGGGCCGAGCGTCCCCGAGGCGTACGCGCAGGCCGAGCTGGCGCGGGACGTACTGGCGCAGGCCGAGGCCGTCGACGCGGGCGGGCCGGTGCACCTGCTGGGCCACTCGCTCGGTGGGCAGATCGCGCGGGCCGCGGTGCTGGCGGACTCGGCGCCGTTCCGCACGCTCACCCTGCTGTCGTCCGGCCCCGCCGAGGTCGCCCCGGAGCAGCGGCAGAAGATCAAGCTGCTGAGCGACGCCCTCGGCGTGATGGACATGGAGCAGGTGTGGCAGGCGATGCGGGCGGTGGACCCGCCCGAGGACGCCGGCGACCCGCGGCGCGGTGACCGTGAGGACCTGCGCCACCGCTGGCTGCTGCACAACCCGGCGCAGCTCGTGGCGACGGGCCGCCAGCTGACCACGGAACCGGACCGGGTCGCGGAGCTCGCCGCGCTGGATCCGCCGCTGCCGGTGCACGTCGTCTCCGGTGAGCGCGACGACACCTGGCCGGTCCCCCTGCTGGACGCGATGGCCGAGCGGCTGGGCGCGCACCGCACGCGGGTCTCCGGCGCCGAGCACTCCCCCAACACCGACCGGCCGGAGGAGACGGCGGCCGTGGTCGCGGCCTTCTGGGACCGGTACTGA
- a CDS encoding DEAD/DEAH box helicase produces the protein MTFRDLGILPETAEALEAVGIVNPFPIQEMTLPVALSGSDVIGQAKTGTGKTLGFGLPLLEQVTVPADVEAGRSRPDQLTDAPQALVVVPTRELCTQVTNDLLTAGKVRNVRVLAIYGGRAYEPQVEALKKGVDVVVGTPGRLLDLAGQRKLDLSHIRTLVLDEADEMLDLGFLPDVEKIINMLPPKRQTMLFSATMPGAVIGLARRYMSQPTHISATAPDDAGATVANIKQHVFRAHSMDKPELVSRILQARGRGLAMIFCRTKRTAADIAEQLERRGFASGAVHGDLGQGAREQALRAFRNGKVDVLVCTDVAARGIDVEGVTHVINYQTPEDEKTYLHRVGRTGRAGASGTAITLVDWDDIPRWQLINKALDLNFGDPVETYSTSPHLYSELDIPEGTKGVLPRGERTRAGLGAEELEDLGEPGGRKPRGGRRREEERSEQRPARTPRQRRRTRGGTSLDEPAAAQTPVAQTPVATTDGTTQGTADGTAPAERRTPRRRRRTRAGATAEAAAPVTPVAQAPEAVAPAATVETAVAPQAEVEAAPRRRTRKATEAKADETVATAEGTAPEADAEAKPRRRTRKAAQAPEAAEAVASAEGTAPEADAEAKPRRRTRKAAQAPEAHETVATAEGTAPGADTEAKPRRRTRKAAQAPEAAEAVEAGVDTVEAAPRRRARKAAASADTAAVPAQATEAKPRRRRTTKAAAAPAEA, from the coding sequence ATGACTTTCCGAGACCTGGGGATCCTCCCCGAGACCGCCGAGGCCCTGGAGGCCGTCGGCATCGTCAACCCCTTCCCCATCCAGGAGATGACGCTCCCGGTCGCCCTCTCGGGCAGCGACGTCATCGGACAGGCCAAGACCGGCACCGGCAAGACGCTCGGCTTCGGGCTGCCGCTGCTGGAGCAGGTCACCGTCCCCGCGGACGTCGAGGCGGGCCGCTCCCGCCCCGACCAGCTGACGGACGCGCCGCAGGCCCTGGTCGTCGTCCCGACCCGCGAGCTGTGCACGCAGGTCACCAACGACCTCCTGACCGCCGGCAAGGTCCGCAACGTCCGCGTCCTCGCGATCTACGGCGGCCGCGCATACGAGCCGCAGGTCGAGGCGCTCAAGAAGGGCGTCGACGTGGTCGTCGGCACCCCCGGACGCCTGCTCGACCTGGCCGGTCAGCGGAAGCTCGACCTGTCCCACATCCGCACGCTCGTGCTGGACGAGGCGGACGAGATGCTCGACCTGGGCTTCCTGCCCGACGTCGAGAAGATCATCAACATGCTGCCGCCGAAGCGCCAGACGATGCTGTTCTCGGCGACCATGCCGGGCGCCGTCATCGGCCTCGCCCGCCGGTACATGTCCCAGCCCACGCACATCAGCGCCACCGCGCCGGACGACGCGGGCGCGACGGTCGCCAACATCAAGCAGCACGTCTTCCGTGCCCACTCCATGGACAAGCCGGAGCTGGTCTCCCGCATCCTGCAGGCCAGGGGCCGCGGGCTCGCGATGATCTTCTGCCGTACGAAGCGCACGGCGGCCGACATCGCCGAGCAGCTGGAGCGGCGCGGCTTCGCGTCCGGCGCCGTCCACGGCGACCTCGGCCAGGGCGCCCGCGAGCAGGCGCTGCGCGCCTTCCGCAACGGCAAGGTCGACGTCCTCGTCTGCACCGACGTCGCCGCGCGCGGCATCGACGTCGAGGGCGTCACGCACGTGATCAATTACCAGACGCCGGAGGACGAGAAGACGTACCTCCACCGCGTCGGCCGCACGGGCCGCGCCGGCGCGTCCGGTACGGCGATCACGCTGGTCGACTGGGACGACATCCCGCGCTGGCAGCTGATCAACAAGGCGCTGGACCTGAACTTCGGCGACCCGGTCGAGACGTACTCGACCTCCCCGCACCTCTACAGCGAGCTGGACATCCCGGAGGGCACGAAGGGTGTCCTGCCGCGCGGCGAGCGCACGCGGGCCGGGCTGGGCGCGGAGGAGCTGGAGGACCTGGGCGAGCCGGGCGGGCGCAAGCCCCGCGGCGGTCGGCGCCGCGAGGAGGAGCGTTCCGAGCAGCGCCCCGCCCGCACGCCGCGCCAGCGCCGCCGCACCCGTGGCGGGACCTCGCTCGACGAGCCGGCCGCCGCGCAGACGCCCGTCGCGCAGACGCCCGTCGCGACGACGGACGGCACGACGCAGGGCACTGCCGACGGTACGGCTCCGGCCGAGCGCCGCACGCCCCGCCGCCGGCGCCGTACCCGTGCGGGCGCGACGGCCGAGGCCGCCGCGCCGGTGACTCCGGTCGCACAGGCCCCGGAAGCGGTGGCGCCCGCCGCCACCGTGGAGACGGCCGTCGCTCCGCAGGCCGAGGTCGAGGCGGCCCCGCGCCGCCGCACCCGCAAGGCCACCGAGGCGAAGGCCGACGAGACCGTCGCCACCGCCGAAGGCACCGCCCCGGAGGCCGACGCCGAGGCCAAGCCGCGCCGCCGCACCCGCAAGGCCGCGCAGGCCCCGGAGGCCGCCGAGGCCGTCGCCAGCGCCGAGGGCACCGCCCCGGAGGCCGACGCCGAGGCCAAGCCGCGCCGCCGCACCCGCAAGGCCGCGCAGGCCCCGGAGGCCCACGAGACCGTCGCCACCGCCGAGGGCACCGCCCCGGGAGCCGACACCGAGGCCAAGCCCCGCCGCCGCACCCGCAAGGCCGCGCAGGCCCCGGAGGCCGCCGAGGCCGTCGAGGCCGGGGTCGACACGGTGGAGGCCGCGCCGCGTCGTCGTGCCCGCAAGGCTGCCGCGTCCGCCGACACCGCGGCAGTACCCGCGCAGGCGACCGAGGCGAAGCCGAGGCGCCGTCGTACGACCAAGGCGGCCGCAGCGCCCGCCGAGGCCTGA
- a CDS encoding TetR/AcrR family transcriptional regulator, which translates to MTAIEQTEAARPRGTRLPRRARRNQLLGAAQEVFVAQGYHAAAMDDIAERAGVSKPVLYQHFPGKLELYLALLDQHCESLLHAVRTALASTTDNKQRVAATMDAYFAYVEEEGGAFRLVFESDLTNEPAVRERVERVSLQCAEAISDVIAEDTGLSPDESMLLAVGLGGVSQVVARYWLASDSPVPRDTAVQLLTSLAWRGIAGFPLHAAEGH; encoded by the coding sequence GTGACAGCCATCGAGCAGACAGAGGCGGCGCGCCCGAGGGGCACACGCCTGCCGCGCCGAGCCCGACGCAATCAGCTCCTGGGCGCGGCCCAGGAGGTCTTCGTCGCCCAGGGTTACCACGCGGCCGCGATGGACGACATCGCGGAGCGGGCGGGGGTCAGCAAGCCCGTCCTGTACCAGCACTTCCCCGGCAAGCTGGAGCTGTACCTGGCGCTGCTCGACCAGCACTGCGAGTCCCTGCTGCACGCGGTCCGGACCGCGCTCGCCTCCACGACGGACAACAAGCAGCGCGTCGCCGCCACCATGGACGCCTACTTCGCCTACGTCGAGGAGGAGGGCGGCGCGTTCCGCCTGGTCTTCGAGTCGGACCTGACGAACGAGCCGGCGGTCCGCGAGCGCGTCGAGCGGGTCTCCCTGCAGTGCGCGGAGGCCATCTCCGACGTGATCGCCGAGGACACGGGACTGTCCCCGGACGAGTCCATGCTGCTCGCGGTGGGTCTGGGCGGGGTGTCGCAGGTCGTCGCCCGGTACTGGCTGGCCAGTGACTCGCCCGTGCCGCGCGACACGGCCGTGCAGCTGCTGACCTCGCTCGCCTGGCGGGGCATCGCCGGCTTCCCGCTCCACGCGGCCGAAGGCCACTGA
- a CDS encoding NYN domain-containing protein: MNDEDIARRLERTNELLRRMLAEVAKTPSTHAIFVDAGYVYASAGLLVAGTEDRRAFDLDAEGLIDAFIDTARTIFADSRLLRVYWYDGARRRIHTAEQQSIAELPDVKVRLGNLNANNQQKGVDSLIRSDLESLARHRAISDAALVGGDEDLVSAVEAAQGYGARVHLWGIESAEGRNQAEPLLWEVDSQRVFDLDFCRPYITRRPVTTYENEGEPPPSRDEARFVGAQIAATWLAERGAEQMAELLPGRPYLPAGVDQDLLVEAERVLSRSLRGHALLRRALRDGFWQHLQSRF, translated from the coding sequence ATGAACGACGAGGACATCGCCCGGCGCCTGGAGCGCACCAATGAGCTCCTGCGACGCATGCTGGCGGAGGTCGCCAAGACGCCCTCCACGCACGCCATCTTCGTCGACGCCGGTTACGTCTATGCTTCCGCCGGATTGCTGGTCGCGGGCACCGAGGACCGACGCGCCTTCGACCTCGACGCCGAAGGGCTCATCGACGCCTTCATCGACACCGCCCGCACGATCTTCGCCGACAGCAGGCTCCTGCGCGTCTACTGGTACGACGGCGCCCGCCGCCGCATCCACACCGCCGAGCAGCAGTCCATCGCGGAGCTCCCCGACGTCAAGGTCCGCCTGGGCAACCTCAACGCCAACAACCAGCAGAAGGGCGTCGACTCCCTGATCCGCTCCGACCTGGAGTCCCTCGCCCGCCACCGCGCCATCAGCGACGCCGCCCTCGTCGGCGGCGACGAGGACCTCGTCTCCGCCGTGGAGGCCGCCCAGGGCTACGGGGCCCGGGTCCACCTGTGGGGCATCGAGTCCGCCGAGGGCCGCAACCAGGCCGAGCCCCTGCTGTGGGAGGTCGACAGCCAGCGCGTCTTCGACCTCGACTTCTGCCGCCCCTACATCACCCGCCGCCCGGTGACGACGTACGAGAACGAGGGCGAGCCGCCGCCGTCACGCGACGAGGCCCGCTTCGTCGGCGCCCAGATCGCCGCGACCTGGCTCGCGGAACGCGGCGCCGAGCAGATGGCGGAGCTGCTGCCCGGCCGCCCCTACCTGCCGGCCGGCGTCGACCAGGACCTGCTGGTGGAGGCCGAGCGCGTCCTCAGCCGCTCCCTGCGGGGCCACGCCCTGCTGCGCCGCGCCCTGCGCGACGGCTTCTGGCAGCACCTCCAGTCGCGGTTCTAG
- a CDS encoding alpha/beta fold hydrolase, with the protein MSSTELPASPTAAAAVPRVGAVRVAEGERLRRVTLPGLTLNVRYRPCDDTTGRAPALYVHGLGGSSQNWSALMPLLADVLDGEAVDLPGFGDSPPPDDGNYSLTGHARAVIRLLDAGARGPVHLIGNSLGGAVATRVAAVRPDLVRTLTLVSPALPELRAQRGAWPTGLLAVPGVARMFARMTRDWTPEQRVRGVVGLCYGDPRTVTDEGLRAAVEEMERRLRLPYFWDAMSRSARGIVDAYTVGGQHNLWRQAERVLAPTLLVYGGRDRLVSYRMARKAAASFRDARLLTLPDAGHVAMMEYPEAVARAVRDLVTDRGPGDPVPADRDGDRREVGPRDGGDRQGAGRRDGGERHDGTGS; encoded by the coding sequence ATGTCTTCGACCGAGCTGCCCGCGTCCCCGACGGCCGCCGCGGCGGTGCCCCGCGTGGGTGCCGTACGGGTCGCCGAGGGGGAGCGGTTGCGCCGCGTGACGCTGCCGGGGCTGACGCTGAACGTCCGCTACCGGCCGTGCGACGACACGACCGGCAGGGCCCCCGCGCTGTACGTGCACGGGCTCGGCGGCTCCTCGCAGAACTGGTCGGCGCTCATGCCGCTCCTGGCGGACGTCCTGGACGGCGAGGCCGTCGACCTGCCGGGCTTCGGTGACTCCCCGCCGCCCGACGACGGCAACTACTCCCTGACGGGCCACGCCCGCGCCGTCATCCGGCTCCTCGACGCCGGCGCCCGGGGCCCGGTGCACCTGATCGGCAACTCCCTGGGCGGCGCGGTCGCCACCCGCGTGGCGGCCGTCCGCCCCGACCTGGTCCGCACGCTGACGCTGGTCTCGCCCGCCCTGCCCGAACTGCGGGCCCAGCGCGGTGCCTGGCCCACCGGGCTGCTGGCCGTACCGGGCGTGGCCCGGATGTTCGCGCGCATGACCCGGGACTGGACGCCCGAGCAGCGCGTCCGGGGCGTCGTCGGCCTCTGTTACGGCGACCCGCGCACCGTCACGGACGAGGGGCTGCGCGCCGCCGTCGAGGAGATGGAGCGCCGCCTCCGGCTGCCGTACTTCTGGGACGCGATGAGCCGTTCCGCGCGGGGCATCGTCGACGCGTACACGGTCGGCGGCCAGCACAACCTGTGGCGGCAGGCCGAGCGGGTCCTCGCCCCGACGCTGCTCGTCTACGGTGGGCGCGACCGGCTCGTGTCGTACCGCATGGCCCGCAAGGCCGCCGCGTCGTTCCGGGACGCCCGGCTGCTGACGCTCCCGGACGCCGGGCACGTGGCGATGATGGAGTACCCGGAGGCGGTCGCCCGCGCGGTGCGCGACCTCGTCACGGACCGGGGCCCCGGTGATCCGGTGCCGGCCGACCGCGACGGCGACCGGCGGGAGGTCGGGCCGCGGGACGGCGGTGACCGGCAGGGGGCCGGACGGCGCGACGGCGGCGAGCGGCACGACGGCACGGGGAGCTGA
- a CDS encoding DUF3107 domain-containing protein, translating to MEVKIGVQHAPREIVLESGQSAEDVERAVADALDGASKLLSLTDDKGRKVLVPADRIAYVEIGEPTVRRVGFGAL from the coding sequence GTGGAGGTCAAGATCGGTGTGCAGCACGCGCCCCGGGAGATCGTTCTGGAGAGCGGGCAGTCCGCCGAGGACGTCGAGCGCGCGGTGGCCGACGCGCTGGACGGCGCGTCGAAGCTGCTCAGCCTGACGGACGACAAGGGCCGCAAGGTCCTCGTGCCGGCGGACCGGATCGCGTACGTCGAGATCGGCGAGCCGACGGTGCGCCGGGTCGGTTTCGGCGCGCTGTGA
- a CDS encoding MarC family protein translates to MFDVAVFGSLFLTLFVIMDPPGITPIFLALTSGRPAKVQRRMAWQAVAVAFGVIAVFGLLGQQILDYLHVSVPALMIAGGLLLLLIALDLLTGKTDEPQQTKDVNVALVPLGMPLLAGPGAIVSVILAVQHADGVRGQVSVWAAIGAMHLVLWLTMRYSLVIIRVIKDGGVVLVTRLAGMMLSAIAVQQIINGVTQVIKAA, encoded by the coding sequence GTGTTCGACGTCGCCGTCTTCGGCTCCCTCTTCCTGACCCTCTTCGTCATCATGGACCCCCCGGGGATCACCCCGATCTTCCTCGCCCTGACCTCCGGCCGGCCGGCCAAGGTGCAGCGCCGCATGGCCTGGCAGGCCGTGGCCGTCGCCTTCGGCGTGATCGCCGTCTTCGGCCTCCTCGGCCAGCAGATCCTCGACTACCTGCACGTCTCGGTGCCCGCGCTGATGATCGCCGGCGGTCTGCTGCTGCTGCTCATCGCGCTCGACCTGCTCACGGGCAAGACCGACGAGCCGCAGCAGACGAAGGACGTGAACGTCGCCCTCGTCCCGCTCGGCATGCCGCTGCTGGCCGGCCCGGGCGCGATCGTCTCGGTGATCCTCGCCGTGCAGCACGCCGACGGCGTCCGCGGCCAGGTCTCGGTGTGGGCAGCGATCGGAGCGATGCACCTGGTGCTCTGGCTGACCATGCGCTACTCGCTGGTGATCATCCGGGTGATCAAGGACGGCGGCGTGGTGCTGGTGACCCGGCTCGCCGGCATGATGCTCTCCGCCATCGCGGTGCAGCAGATCATCAACGGCGTGACGCAGGTGATCAAGGCCGCCTGA
- a CDS encoding ferritin-like fold-containing protein, giving the protein METPDNATAAEEPTGIAALDWAAASAEPQYRAAVVDLLGALAYGELAAFERLAEDAKLAPTLGDKAELAKMASAEFHHFEQLRGRLAAIDVEPTAAMEPFAKALDDFHRQTAPSDWLEGLVKAYVGDSIASDFYREVAVRLDSDTRALVLAVLDDTGHGNFAVEKVRAAIEADPRVGGRLALWARRLMGEALSQAQRVVAERDALSTMLVGGVADGFDLAAVGEMFSRITKAHTKRMAALGLAA; this is encoded by the coding sequence ATGGAGACGCCTGACAACGCCACTGCCGCAGAAGAACCGACCGGGATCGCCGCCCTCGACTGGGCAGCCGCTTCCGCGGAGCCGCAGTACCGCGCGGCCGTCGTGGATCTGCTCGGCGCGCTCGCGTACGGGGAGCTGGCGGCCTTCGAGCGGCTCGCCGAGGACGCGAAGCTCGCCCCGACGCTCGGCGACAAGGCGGAGCTGGCGAAGATGGCGTCCGCCGAGTTCCACCACTTCGAGCAGTTGCGCGGCCGGCTCGCCGCGATCGACGTGGAGCCGACCGCCGCGATGGAGCCGTTCGCCAAGGCGCTGGACGACTTCCACCGGCAGACGGCCCCCTCGGACTGGCTGGAGGGCCTGGTCAAGGCGTACGTGGGCGACTCGATCGCCAGCGACTTCTACCGCGAGGTCGCCGTCCGGCTCGACTCGGACACGCGCGCGCTGGTGCTGGCCGTGCTGGACGACACCGGTCACGGGAACTTCGCCGTGGAGAAGGTCCGCGCCGCGATCGAGGCGGACCCGCGTGTCGGCGGCCGGCTCGCGCTGTGGGCGCGGCGGCTGATGGGCGAGGCCCTGTCGCAGGCCCAGCGGGTCGTGGCGGAGCGGGACGCGCTGTCGACGATGCTCGTCGGCGGCGTCGCGGACGGGTTCGACCTGGCGGCGGTCGGCGAGATGTTCTCGCGCATCACCAAGGCGCACACGAAGCGCATGGCGGCCCTGGGTCTCGCGGCCTAG
- a CDS encoding PHP domain-containing protein, whose translation MRIDLHTHSTASDGTDTPAELVRAAAAQGLDVVALTDHDTTRGHAEALTALPEGLTLVTGAELSCRVDGMGVHMLAYLFDPDEPEFARERELVRDDRVPRARAMVDRLRGLGVPVTWERVAAIAGDGSVGRPHVAEALVELGVVPDVSGAFTQEWLADGGRAHVEKHELDPFTAVRLVKAAGGVAVLAHPGAAKRGRTLPDAMLAELAAGGLDGVEVDHMDHDEHARARLRGLARELGLLTTGSSDYHGSRKTCRLGEFTTDPEIYGEITRRATGAFPVPGTGGRP comes from the coding sequence GTGCGCATCGACCTGCACACCCACTCCACGGCCTCGGACGGTACGGACACCCCCGCCGAACTCGTGCGCGCCGCCGCCGCCCAGGGTCTCGACGTCGTCGCGCTGACCGACCACGACACCACGCGGGGACACGCCGAGGCCCTAACCGCGCTGCCCGAGGGGCTCACCCTGGTGACCGGCGCCGAGCTGTCGTGCCGCGTCGACGGCATGGGCGTGCACATGCTGGCCTACCTGTTCGACCCGGACGAGCCCGAGTTCGCCCGCGAGCGCGAGCTCGTGCGCGACGACCGGGTGCCGCGGGCCCGCGCGATGGTCGACCGGCTCCGTGGCCTGGGCGTGCCCGTCACGTGGGAGCGGGTCGCCGCCATCGCCGGGGACGGCTCCGTCGGCCGTCCGCACGTCGCGGAGGCCCTCGTCGAGCTGGGCGTCGTACCGGACGTGTCCGGCGCGTTCACGCAGGAGTGGCTCGCCGACGGCGGGCGTGCCCACGTCGAGAAGCACGAGCTGGACCCGTTCACCGCCGTGCGCCTGGTCAAGGCCGCCGGCGGGGTCGCCGTCCTCGCGCACCCGGGCGCCGCCAAGCGCGGCCGGACCCTGCCCGACGCCATGCTGGCCGAGCTCGCCGCCGGCGGCCTCGACGGCGTCGAGGTCGACCACATGGACCACGACGAGCACGCCCGGGCCCGGCTGCGCGGACTCGCGCGCGAGCTCGGCCTGCTGACCACGGGCTCCAGCGACTACCACGGCAGCCGCAAGACGTGCCGGCTCGGGGAGTTCACCACCGACCCGGAGATCTACGGCGAGATCACGCGGCGCGCCACCGGCGCCTTCCCCGTGCCCGGCACGGGCGGACGCCCGTAA